From Debaryomyces hansenii CBS767 chromosome C complete sequence, a single genomic window includes:
- a CDS encoding DEHA2C13134p (similar to CA0432|IPF7926 Candida albicans), with product MEDLGRRKHGEMTTGKGRLKISWRDEKVEKIGEGVSGYIDLYQSRSTSDRYVVKTYHCREKYETKVEYQKRVLHEYNILRGLQNGHVIEVYKEEVSWFGATVRIYMEAGTADLYKILKDKKSEARNTKEMLCLWKQLCYGIDYLHNTAKICHRDLKLNNLVLDSHTGMLKMIDLATAFEFSRDPDTGAYGDREYEAIGLVGSNSYMAPETVQQFHYDGKKADIWSVGIILFYMLNAKFPWKSARLTDRKYVAYCNHDGTKNATESGFATISQYLPPESHDLVGRILEAKPQERASISDCLKDEWFNKLGVCDDSTCGLDHTILAQGV from the coding sequence ATGGAGGATTTAGGCCGTCGGAAGCATGGAGAAATGACCACAGGAAAGGGTAGACTTAAAATTTCCTGGCGAGATGAGAAAGTCGAAAAGATAGGTGAGGGCGTTTCCGGATATATCGATCTTTACCAATCAAGACTGACGCTGGATAGATATGTAGTGAAAACGTACCATTGTCGAGAGAAATACGAGACTAAGGTCGAATACCAGAAACGAGTACTACATGAGTACAATATTCTTCGAGGGTTGCAAAATGGGCACGTTATTGAGGTGTATAAGGAAGAGGTGTCGTGGTTTGGGGCCACCGTGAGAATATACATGGAAGCAGGTACCGCTGACTTGTATAAAATTCTCAAAGACAAGAAGTCGGAGGCGAGAAATACGAAGGAAATGTTATGTTTGTGGAAACAATTATGCTACGGAATCGATTATTTGCACAATACTGCTAAGATATGTCATCGTGACTTGAAGCTCAATAACTTGGTGCTTGATTCGCACACAGGTATGTTGAAGATGATCGATCTAGCTACTGCGTTCGAGTTTTCTAGGGATCCGGACACAGGCGCGTACGGCGACCGGGAATATGAAGCCATCGGTCTTGTGGGGTCTAATAGCTACATGGCACCCGAGACCGTGCAGCAGTTTCACTATGACGGAAAGAAGGCCGATATATGGTCGGTGGGGATCATCTTATTTTACATGCTCAACGCAAAATTCCCGTGGAAGTCTGCAAGGTTAACTGATCGCAAATATGTGGCCTATTGTAATCACGATGGCACCAAGAATGCTACCGAACTGGGGTTTGCAACTATTTCTCAATACTTACCGCCAGAGTCTCACGATTTGGTGGGCAGAATTCTTGAGGCTAAACCACAGGAGCGGGCAAGTATTAGTGATTGTTTAAAAGATGAATGGTTCAATAAACTAGGTGTTTGTGATGATTCAACCTGTGGCCTCGATCATACTA
- a CDS encoding DEHA2C13112p (highly similar to CA0430|IPF7928 Candida albicans) — MRLSVSIATVTSIASVIGGAESLRVPTFQPYVDNVQQHLNLNFDKVQSQYSNFVDNFDIGKNNVIESIAKYLNEPLSEIPKNTKQIWSEMMLQFPDTVGKMNFKTNPKTVTPKSSDMFNFHVEDAKVPNHKLRVKSTPKDLGIDDVKQYTGYLDVKDEDKHFFYWFFESRNDPKNDPVILWLNGGPGCSSLTGLFFELGPSSIGADLKPIRNPHSWNNNASIIFLDQPVNVGFSYSSDSITNTIAAGKDVYAFLELFFKQFPEYKKPDFHIAGESYAGHYIPVFATEILSHDDRSFNLSSVLIGNGLTDPLTQYEYYEPMACGKGGEPSVLEPGECQSMTDSIPRCLSLIESCYDSGSIWSCVPATIYCNNGQMGPYQKSGRNVYDIRTMCEGSSLCYSDLEYIDQYLNQDEVKSKLGVEVDAYESCNFDINRNFLLAGDWMKPYHKAVVDLLEQELPILIYAGDKDFICNWLGNQAWTDKLPWSGQEKFAEQPIREWKVGKETAGEVKNYKHFTFLRIFGGGHMVPYDQPENALDMVNRWVKGDYKY; from the coding sequence ATGAGATTATCAGTTTCAATTGCTACAGTAACATCAATTGCATCAGTGATTGGTGGCGCTGAAAGTTTAAGAGTTCCTACATTCCAACCGTACGTTGATAACGTTCAACAGCATCTTAATCTTAATTTTGACAAGGTTCAATCGCAATACAGCAATTTCGTCGATAATTTCGATATTGGTAAGAACAATGTCATTGAGTCTATTGCTAAGTACTTGAATGAGCCATTATCGGAGATTCCTAAGAATACCAAGCAAATATGGCTGGAAATGATGCTTCAATTTCCAGACACTGTTGGCAAGATGAACTTTAAGACCAATCCAAAGACTGTTACACCTAAGTCGTCGGATATGTTTAACTTCCACGTTGAGGATGCTAAGGTTCCAAACCACAAATTGAGAGTTAAGTCGACTCCAAAGGATTTGGGAATTGATGACGTCAAGCAATATACTGGTTATTTGGATGTCAAGGACGAAGACAAGCACTTTTTCTACTGGTTTTTCGAATCGAGAAACGACCCTAAGAATGACCCAGTTATTCTTTGGTTGAATGGTGGTCCAGGTTGTTCGTCGTTGACAGGTTTGTTTTTCGAATTGGGCCCATCGTCCATTGGTGCCGACTTAAAGCCTATTCGTAACCCTCATAGTTGGAACAATAACGCATCGATTATCTTTTTAGACCAACCGGTTAATGTTGGATTTTCTTACTCGTCTGATTCTATCACAAACACCATTGCTGCCGGAAAGGATGTTTATGCCTTCTTAGAATTGTTCTTCAAGCAATTCCCTGAGTACAAGAAACCAGATTTCCACATTGCCGGTGAATCGTATGCTGGTCACTATATTCCAGTCTTTGCCACTGAAATTTTATCTCATGATGATCGTTCATTCAACTTGAGTTCGGTTTTAATTGGTAACGGTTTGACTGATCCTTTGACCCAATACGAGTACTACGAACCAATGGCTTGTGGTAAGGGTGGTGAGCCATCTGTTTTGGAACCAGGTGAATGCCAATCTATGACTGATTCCATTCCAAGATGTTTATCCTTAATTGAATCCTGTTATGACTCCGGATCTATCTGGTCCTGTGTTCCAGCTACCATCTATTGTAACAACGGCCAAATGGGACCATACCAAAAGTCAGGCAGAAATGTGTACGATATCCGTACCATGTGTGAAGGCTCTAGTTTATGCTACTCTGATTTGGAATACATTGATCAATACTTGAATCAAGATGAAGTTAAATCCAAATTAGGTGTAGAAGTCGACGCATACGAATCTTGtaattttgatatcaaCAGAAACTTTTTGCTTGCAGGTGACTGGATGAAGCCTTACCATAAGGCGGTCGTCGACTTGTTAGAACAAGAGTTACCTATCTTAATCTATGCTGGTGATAAGGATTTCATCTGTAACTGGTTAGGTAACCAAGCCTGGACTGATAAATTACCATGGTCTGGTCAAGAAAAGTTTGCTGAACAACCTATTAGAGAATGGAAGGTCGGTAAAGAAACTGCCGGTGAAGTTAAGAACTACAAGCA